A genomic stretch from Mya arenaria isolate MELC-2E11 chromosome 10, ASM2691426v1 includes:
- the LOC128204383 gene encoding uncharacterized protein LOC128204383, with translation MKVLFVCAVFASVFYLGWCEKCTTNSECASTSCATGSVVICQHPDGAGIQTDGGLCTCEQSSQGSCVFAADCYGANAPSLVCPDERRHCYDGKCICDRWGSAGAGR, from the exons ATGAAGGTCCTATTTGTGTGCGCTGTGTTTGCGTCTGTCTTCTACCTTg GTTGGTGCGAGAAATGCACGACGAACAGTGAGTGTGCGAGCACATCGTGCGCTACCGGAAGTGTTGTCATCTGTCAACATCCGGACGGCGCCGGCATCCAGACTGACGGTGGCCTCTGCACGTGCGAGCAGTCCTCTCAAGGAT CATGCGTGTTCGCGGCTGATTGCTATGGCGCCAATGCCCCAAGCCTTGTGTGCCCAGATGAACGCCGCCACTGTTACGATGGCAAGTGCATCTGTGACCGCTGGGGATCCGCCGGAGCGGGAAGATAA